A region of the Candidatus Kuenenbacteria bacterium genome:
AATTGGAAAAGAAGGGGATAAAAATTGAATTTGTAACTCTTCATGTGGGCGCAGGGACATTTCAAACAGTGAAGACGGAAAATATTGAGGAGCACAAATTGCACGAAGAGTGGGCTGGAATAGACAAAATAACGGCAGGGAGACTGAGTAGATATAAGAAAGAAGGGAGAAGAATTATTGCTGTGGGAACGACAAGTTGTCGAGCGCTAGAAGCATTGGTAGACAAAGAGGGAAGATTAAAACCGGCAAAAAGAGAAGTTAATATTTTTATTTATCCGGGGTACAAATTTAAATTCGTGGATGGTTTAATCACCAATTTTCATTTACCCAAGTCATCACTTTTGATGCTGGTGTCGGCCTTGGCCGGGAGAAAGTTTATTTTGGAAGTATATAAAAAGGCAATTCAAAAGAAATATCGGTTTTATAGTTTTGGGGATGGGATGTTTATTAGGTAGGTAGGGGTGTAGGGTCTGTAGGTTGGTAGGGGATTATTTTATTTGACTTTTGGGTGAGGCAGAGATAAGATGATTGAATTAATAAAAATAAAATTTAAATGTAAAGATCTTTAAAATTTTCAATAAACTGGGAGGGCTAAGAGATGAGCCGAGAGTGGGTTTTTTATTATAATCACAAGGGCGAAAGGATAAAAGGAGATGATCCGCGGCAAGTGGACATCGTTTCAACTTTTCCCTTGCCCAAGCCATCACGAGCGACTGGGACAAGAAATTTACCTAAGTTTTCTTTTGGTACTCGATGGGGTTCAATCATTGATCATTTGCTCGTAGGAGCGAGTTTGATTCGCTCAAAATTGTGGTACTGGGGCTGGAGTTATAAGGAGCTGGAAGGGTTTATTGATCAGGAGGCGATTAAGTTTTTCAAGGATAGAAAAATCAGATTTTTATTTTTTTACAAAACAAGAGGGGGTGGGTATCTATTTGTGCGGCATGATCAATGTGCTTTTGCGGGGAAAACCGTGGTGATTGTGCCGCCGAAAAAATTGGAAAAGAAAAATGGAGAAAACCCAAGATGAAAACAAAAAAGTTTTACTATAATTGTTTTTCTTGGCAGCTAGTAGGGCCTAGGGGGGCCTGTGCAATATCAAATTTTCCTTTACCCGCAAAAGTGCGGGGGAGATGCGCTCAGTCATTTTCCCGCGTTGAGGTTCAAATCGGAGCGTTCTGCGACCCCGTGATACTGGACCCGATTTTATTGGGTAAAAGGTGGAGGATCGTGGGATCGGCTAGAAGAGACCCCAGATCCAGGAGGGCTGTTGAATCGGCGGGGTTGGGATTAGTTGACCGCTGGGTTTTATTGGAAAAGGGGGAAATGTGGGTGGCGGTGATTTGGCGCTATCTCACTGATGCCAAATATTTTTAGTTTTAAAAATCCCTGACGGGAAACTGTCAGGGATTTTATTTATGGAAAATTATTTACTTAGATATTTGAAAGCGTTTTTGAGCTTGTCTTCCATGCGGATAATGTCGGGGGGAATTTTTTTGAGGGCTTCACGAACATCACGCTCATTGTAGCCAAGAGAGATCAACGCATCAAATGTTTCGGTGTCAGTATCAGAGAGATTGAGTTCTTTTTCGGTGGCAGGCAGAACATCCAGTTTATTTTTTAATTCTACCACGATACGCTCGGCAGTTTTTTTGCCAATGCCGGAAACTTTATAGAGAATAGCCGGGTCATCACGCAGGATAGCTTTTTTGATATCAGAAAGTTTGGCCACTTCGAGGACGCCCAGCGCGGTTTTGGGGCCGACACCGGAGATGGTGATGAGGATCTCAAAAAAACGCAATTCTTCCTGGGTCTCAAAACCAAAAAGACTCATGGCATCTTCAGAGTGCCGCAGGTGGGTGTAGAGCTCTAGTTCAGAATTAATTTGAGCTTTTTGGAGGAGAGTGGTAGGCGCAAAAATTTGGTAGCCGATATTGCCAACTAAAAGAACTAGAGACTTGGAGTTTTTTGAGAGGATAGAGCCCTTGAGATAAGAAATCATGGGATAAGTATTTAGTATAAAGTATTAGGTATTAAGCATAAGATAAGTTTAACTTATTTGGGCTAATTTTGGAATAATGTTATAACCTTAAGGGGTGGATAAGGTGTGGATTTGACAGATTTGTCATTTTTGGTATAATAGTTAGTGAAAATAAATACTTAATATTTTGGCTTAATTTGGCTAAAATAACTTGGTAAGAATAATAATATGAAAAAAACAATATTATTAACAAAAAATCTAAGCGGTTAGGCTCTGGATTGTCTTGTTTTCGTACCAAGCCGCTTAGAACAAGCGGTTTTTTGTTACTTTAAAAAATAGTAAAGAATAAAATCAGTTCAGTTTTGAGGGTAGACCCTGAAAAGTGGATTGATTAGGATAGAATTTTAAAAACATTTATAAGGGAGGGTTGAGGAAAAAATTGCAATTTTATATTGTAAGGAGATTTC
Encoded here:
- the ruvA gene encoding Holliday junction branch migration protein RuvA; its protein translation is MISYLKGSILSKNSKSLVLLVGNIGYQIFAPTTLLQKAQINSELELYTHLRHSEDAMSLFGFETQEELRFFEILITISGVGPKTALGVLEVAKLSDIKKAILRDDPAILYKVSGIGKKTAERIVVELKNKLDVLPATEKELNLSDTDTETFDALISLGYNERDVREALKKIPPDIIRMEDKLKNAFKYLSK